One part of the Corallococcus caeni genome encodes these proteins:
- the secA gene encoding preprotein translocase subunit SecA — protein MIEWTLKKLIGTKNERELKKARLKVARINELEGRMKALKDDDFARETARMKQEIANGKPLDDLLFEAFALTREAASRVIGQRHYDVQLIGGMFLHEGCIAEMRTGEGKTLTATLPSYLNALSGRGVHVVTVNDYLARRDAEWMGRVYKFLGMTTGCVLHELSDKQRQDAYRSDITYGQNNEFGFDYLRDNMKFRLQDYVQRELNYAIVDEVDSILIDEARTPLIISGPTEDSTDKYYRVDQVIPGLVPDQDYTLDEKHRAVALTDDGIDKLQKRLNVGNLYDPGEIETLHHVEQALRAHTLYKRDKDYVVKDGEVQIVDEFTGRLMPGRRWSDGLHQAIEAKEGVKIENENQTLATVSFQNYFRMYSKLSGMTGTADTEAEEFAKIYNLDVRVIPTNRQAQRRDEQDVVYKTEREKFEAVAGQIEELHKAGQPVLVGTVSIAKSEVVSNFLKKRGVPHSVLNAKAHQREADIVAQAGRKGAVTISTNMAGRGTDILLGGNAEVMTKSEMGPPPEPPEAVDGQPPDLTAYQAALADYEKRFAETKANNEALTKREREEVMAAGGLFIIGTERHESRRVDNQLRGRAGRQGDPGASRFFLSLEDDLMRIFGSERIQMLMERLGMEEGEVIEHIWLSRAIESAQKRVEGHNFDIRKNLLEYDDVMNQQRRTIYKLRRQVLASGAGIPLVEYEEDLKTRVKTRSERVISWADFREMVLDAVEDVVVSMTDTYAPTRSSDTWDIASLSNMVKESLNLEMTFEGVGNRDELQEQIYAAAEKVFTAREQEFGEDFMRFLQYRYLATIDQLWKDHLLAMDHLRQGIGLRGYGQKDPKQEYKKEGYTGFMQMLDAIKTQFVSQMMRVQARSASSAAEETARIQRQLAQQQKKAVEGRADAEGKIEEATATPVAQREAAAAPARTVGRNDPCPCGSGRKYKKCHGANEANP, from the coding sequence ATGATTGAATGGACGCTAAAGAAGCTCATCGGGACCAAGAATGAGCGCGAGCTCAAGAAAGCCCGTCTGAAGGTCGCCCGCATCAACGAACTGGAGGGCCGCATGAAGGCCCTCAAGGACGACGACTTCGCGCGCGAAACCGCCCGGATGAAGCAGGAGATCGCGAACGGCAAGCCGCTCGACGACCTGTTGTTCGAGGCCTTCGCCCTCACCCGTGAAGCCGCGAGCCGCGTCATCGGCCAGCGCCACTACGACGTGCAGCTCATCGGCGGCATGTTCCTCCACGAGGGCTGCATCGCGGAGATGCGCACCGGTGAAGGCAAGACGCTCACCGCGACGCTGCCCTCCTACCTCAACGCCCTGTCCGGCCGTGGCGTGCACGTCGTCACCGTGAACGACTACCTGGCCCGCCGCGACGCGGAGTGGATGGGCCGGGTCTACAAGTTCCTGGGCATGACGACGGGCTGCGTGCTCCACGAGCTGTCCGACAAGCAGCGCCAGGACGCGTACCGCTCGGACATCACGTACGGCCAGAACAACGAGTTCGGCTTCGACTACCTGCGCGACAACATGAAGTTCCGTCTGCAGGACTACGTCCAGCGCGAGCTCAATTACGCCATCGTCGACGAGGTGGACTCCATCCTCATCGACGAGGCCCGCACGCCGCTCATCATCTCCGGCCCCACCGAGGACAGCACCGACAAGTACTACCGGGTGGACCAGGTCATCCCGGGCCTCGTGCCGGACCAGGACTACACCCTGGATGAGAAGCACCGCGCGGTGGCCCTCACCGACGACGGCATCGACAAGCTCCAGAAGCGCCTCAACGTCGGCAACCTCTACGACCCCGGCGAAATCGAGACCCTCCACCACGTCGAGCAGGCCCTGCGCGCGCACACGCTCTACAAGCGCGACAAGGACTACGTGGTGAAGGACGGCGAGGTGCAGATCGTCGACGAGTTCACCGGCCGCCTCATGCCGGGCCGTCGCTGGTCCGACGGCCTCCACCAGGCCATCGAGGCCAAGGAGGGCGTGAAGATTGAGAACGAGAACCAGACGCTCGCCACGGTCTCGTTCCAGAACTACTTCCGCATGTACTCCAAGCTGTCCGGCATGACGGGCACCGCGGACACGGAAGCCGAAGAGTTCGCGAAGATCTACAACCTGGACGTGCGCGTCATCCCGACCAACCGTCAGGCGCAGCGCCGCGACGAACAGGACGTGGTCTACAAGACGGAGCGCGAGAAGTTCGAGGCCGTCGCCGGGCAGATTGAAGAGCTGCACAAGGCCGGCCAGCCGGTGCTCGTGGGCACGGTGTCCATCGCCAAGAGCGAGGTGGTGTCCAACTTCCTCAAGAAGCGCGGCGTGCCCCACAGCGTCCTCAACGCCAAGGCGCACCAGCGTGAGGCGGACATCGTCGCGCAGGCGGGCCGCAAGGGCGCGGTCACCATCTCCACCAACATGGCCGGCCGCGGCACGGACATCCTCCTGGGCGGCAACGCGGAGGTCATGACCAAGAGTGAGATGGGCCCGCCGCCGGAGCCGCCGGAGGCCGTGGACGGTCAGCCCCCGGACCTCACCGCCTACCAGGCGGCGCTCGCGGACTACGAGAAGCGCTTCGCGGAGACGAAGGCGAACAACGAGGCGCTCACCAAGCGCGAGCGTGAAGAGGTCATGGCCGCCGGCGGCCTCTTCATCATCGGCACCGAGCGCCACGAGTCCCGCCGCGTGGACAACCAGCTGCGTGGCCGCGCCGGCCGCCAGGGTGACCCGGGCGCCAGCCGCTTCTTCCTGTCCCTGGAAGACGACCTGATGCGCATCTTCGGGTCCGAGCGCATCCAGATGCTGATGGAGCGCCTGGGCATGGAGGAGGGCGAGGTCATCGAGCACATCTGGCTCTCTCGCGCCATCGAGAGCGCGCAGAAGCGGGTCGAAGGCCACAACTTCGACATCCGCAAGAACCTGCTCGAGTACGACGACGTGATGAACCAGCAGCGGCGCACCATCTACAAGCTGCGCCGCCAGGTGCTCGCGTCGGGCGCGGGCATCCCCCTCGTGGAGTACGAGGAGGACCTCAAGACGCGCGTGAAGACGCGCTCCGAGCGCGTCATCTCCTGGGCGGACTTCCGGGAGATGGTGCTGGACGCGGTGGAGGACGTCGTCGTGTCCATGACGGACACCTACGCCCCCACGCGCAGCTCCGACACCTGGGACATCGCCTCGCTGTCCAACATGGTGAAGGAGTCGCTCAACCTGGAGATGACCTTCGAGGGCGTCGGCAACCGCGACGAGCTCCAGGAGCAGATCTACGCCGCGGCGGAGAAGGTCTTCACCGCCCGCGAGCAGGAGTTCGGCGAAGACTTCATGCGCTTCCTGCAGTACCGGTACCTGGCCACCATCGACCAGCTGTGGAAGGACCACCTGCTGGCCATGGACCACCTGCGCCAGGGCATCGGCCTGCGCGGCTACGGCCAGAAGGACCCGAAGCAGGAGTACAAGAAGGAAGGCTACACGGGCTTCATGCAGATGCTGGACGCCATCAAGACGCAGTTCGTCAGCCAGATGATGCGCGTCCAGGCCCGCTCCGCCTCCAGCGCCGCGGAGGAGACGGCCCGCATCCAGCGCCAGCTCGCCCAGCAGCAGAAGAAGGCCGTGGAGGGCCGCGCGGACGCCGAGGGGAAGATCGAGGAGGCCACCGCCACCCCGGTCGCCCAGCGCGAGGCCGCCGCCGCGCCCGCCCGCACCGTGGGCCGCAACGACCCCTGCCCCTGCGGCAGCGGCCGCAAGTACAAGAAGTGCCACGGCGCCAACGAGGCGAACCCGTAG
- the rpsB gene encoding 30S ribosomal protein S2, translating into MDTQQDTQTQAQAMAAASGITMRQLLEAGVHFGHQTKRWNPKMKPYIFGARNGIYIIDLQKTVTMARSAFRFVADITARGGSVLFVGTKKQAQDVIQEEAARAGQFHVTSRWLGGTLTNFKTIKQGIDRLKTLEKMAEDGTFERLPKKEVAQLDREREKLEKNLGGVKDMAKLPRCVFIIDPKKEHIAIHEATRLGIPVIGLVDTNCDPDGIDFVIPGNDDAIRSIKLFTSKIADACLEGAARYRASGAAERDEQEEREGRDDRRDRDDRRGPRRGDRRDRDDRRGGGDRGGERRGPLVEMKGGASAAPAATEQAPEGGEGTPAAE; encoded by the coding sequence ATGGATACCCAGCAGGATACGCAGACGCAGGCCCAGGCGATGGCCGCCGCCAGCGGCATCACGATGCGCCAGCTCCTCGAGGCCGGCGTCCACTTCGGCCACCAGACCAAGCGCTGGAACCCGAAGATGAAGCCCTACATCTTCGGCGCCCGTAACGGCATCTACATCATCGACCTGCAGAAGACCGTGACGATGGCCCGCTCGGCCTTCCGCTTCGTGGCGGACATCACGGCCCGCGGCGGCTCGGTGCTGTTCGTCGGCACCAAGAAGCAGGCGCAGGACGTCATCCAGGAGGAGGCCGCCCGCGCTGGTCAGTTCCACGTCACCAGCCGCTGGCTGGGTGGCACGCTGACGAACTTCAAGACCATCAAGCAGGGCATCGACCGCCTGAAGACGCTGGAGAAGATGGCCGAGGACGGCACCTTCGAGCGCCTGCCCAAGAAGGAAGTCGCCCAGCTCGACCGCGAGCGCGAGAAGCTGGAGAAGAACCTGGGCGGCGTGAAGGACATGGCGAAGCTGCCCCGCTGCGTCTTCATCATCGACCCGAAGAAGGAGCACATCGCCATCCACGAGGCCACCCGCCTGGGCATCCCGGTGATTGGCCTGGTGGACACGAACTGCGATCCGGACGGCATCGACTTCGTCATCCCGGGCAACGACGACGCCATCCGCTCCATCAAGCTCTTCACGTCGAAGATCGCGGACGCGTGCCTCGAGGGTGCGGCGCGCTACCGTGCGTCCGGCGCCGCCGAGCGCGACGAGCAGGAGGAGCGCGAGGGCCGTGACGACCGCCGCGACCGTGACGACCGCCGTGGCCCGCGCCGTGGCGACCGCCGCGACCGCGATGACCGCCGCGGTGGTGGTGACCGTGGCGGCGAGCGCCGTGGGCCCCTCGTGGAGATGAAGGGTGGCGCGTCCGCCGCCCCCGCCGCCACCGAGCAGGCGCCCGAGGGTGGCGAGGGCACGCCGGCGGCGGAGTAA
- the tsf gene encoding translation elongation factor Ts encodes MAEITAQMVKDLRERTNAGMMDCKKALAESGGDFAKAEEWLRKKGISKAEGKAGRVAAEGIVGTYVHGGRIGVLVEVNCETDFVARNPDFQELVKDVAMQIAAANPKFVRREEVPSEAMDKEKEIQRELLKQQGKPEAMLEKILVGKMEKYYEGVCLVDQLWVKDDKKKVGEMINERAAKIGEKVSVRRFARFEVGEGIEKKKDDLAAEVAKTLGQA; translated from the coding sequence ATGGCTGAGATCACCGCCCAGATGGTGAAGGACCTCCGCGAGCGCACCAACGCGGGCATGATGGACTGCAAGAAGGCGCTGGCCGAGTCCGGTGGCGACTTCGCCAAGGCCGAGGAGTGGCTGCGCAAGAAGGGCATCTCCAAGGCCGAGGGCAAGGCCGGCCGCGTCGCCGCCGAGGGCATCGTCGGCACCTACGTCCACGGCGGCCGCATCGGCGTGCTGGTGGAGGTCAACTGCGAGACGGACTTCGTCGCTCGCAACCCGGACTTCCAGGAGCTGGTGAAGGACGTGGCCATGCAGATCGCCGCGGCCAACCCCAAGTTCGTCCGCCGCGAGGAGGTCCCCTCCGAGGCCATGGACAAGGAGAAGGAGATCCAGCGCGAGCTGCTCAAGCAGCAGGGCAAGCCCGAGGCGATGCTGGAGAAGATCCTCGTGGGCAAGATGGAGAAGTACTACGAGGGCGTCTGCCTGGTGGACCAGCTCTGGGTGAAGGACGACAAGAAGAAGGTCGGCGAGATGATCAACGAGCGCGCCGCCAAGATTGGCGAGAAGGTCTCCGTGCGCCGCTTCGCCCGCTTCGAGGTGGGTGAGGGCATCGAGAAGAAGAAGGACGACCTGGCCGCCGAAGTGGCCAAGACGCTGGGCCAGGCCTAA
- the pyrH gene encoding UMP kinase: protein MSESTSPYKRILLKLSGEALMGEGKYGIHPPTLTRIAEEVAELSRTGLEIALVIGGGNIFRGVAGATEGMDRASADYMGMLATCINSMALQDALEKQGLKTRVQSAIKMEQIAEPYIRRRAVRHLEKGRVVIFAAGTGNPYFTTDTAASLRAMEINAQVILKATKVDGVYNADPKKDPTAKRYRTLTYMDVLKQNLNVMDSTAISLCMDNKLPIIVFDLGTRGNIQRAVTGHGEFGTVVGASETVWA, encoded by the coding sequence ATGTCCGAATCCACCTCTCCCTACAAGCGCATCCTCCTCAAACTGTCGGGCGAAGCCCTGATGGGCGAGGGGAAGTACGGCATCCACCCGCCCACCCTCACGCGCATCGCGGAGGAAGTGGCCGAGCTGTCGCGGACGGGGCTCGAAATCGCCCTCGTCATCGGCGGGGGCAACATCTTCCGCGGCGTCGCTGGCGCCACGGAGGGCATGGACCGCGCGAGCGCGGACTACATGGGCATGCTGGCCACCTGCATCAACTCCATGGCGCTGCAGGACGCGCTGGAGAAGCAGGGGCTGAAGACGCGCGTGCAGTCCGCCATCAAGATGGAGCAGATCGCGGAGCCCTACATCCGCCGGCGCGCGGTGCGCCACCTGGAGAAGGGCCGCGTCGTCATCTTCGCCGCGGGCACGGGCAACCCCTACTTCACCACCGACACGGCCGCGTCGCTGCGCGCGATGGAAATCAACGCGCAGGTCATCCTCAAGGCCACCAAGGTGGACGGCGTCTACAACGCGGACCCGAAGAAGGACCCCACCGCGAAGCGCTACCGGACGCTCACGTACATGGACGTCCTCAAGCAGAACCTCAACGTGATGGACTCCACGGCCATCTCGCTGTGCATGGACAACAAGCTGCCCATCATCGTGTTCGACCTGGGCACGCGCGGGAACATCCAGCGCGCCGTCACGGGCCACGGCGAGTTCGGCACCGTCGTCGGCGCGTCCGAGACGGTCTGGGCCTGA
- the frr gene encoding ribosome recycling factor, producing the protein MADAAAELKSRIDKSLDDLKRELAKVRTGRASTAILDGIKVDQYGTPTPLAGVASINAPEPRLITIKPWDKGVLKDIEKALREANLGINPMNDGEMIRLPFPPLTEERRKDIVKQVKAKGEEHKVAIRNIRRDANEALKTQQKDKKITEDDLKRLTKDVQDKTDAGIKQVDTMLAAKEQEVMKV; encoded by the coding sequence ATGGCTGACGCCGCCGCGGAACTGAAGAGCCGTATCGACAAGTCACTGGACGACCTCAAGCGGGAGCTGGCGAAGGTGCGCACCGGCCGTGCGAGCACCGCCATCCTGGACGGCATCAAGGTGGACCAGTACGGCACCCCCACGCCGCTGGCCGGCGTGGCCAGCATCAACGCGCCGGAGCCCCGCCTCATCACCATCAAGCCCTGGGACAAGGGCGTGCTGAAGGACATCGAGAAGGCCCTGCGTGAGGCGAACCTGGGCATCAACCCGATGAACGACGGCGAGATGATCCGCCTGCCCTTCCCGCCCCTCACCGAGGAGCGCCGCAAGGACATCGTCAAGCAGGTGAAGGCGAAGGGCGAGGAGCACAAGGTCGCCATCCGCAACATCCGCCGCGACGCGAACGAGGCGCTCAAGACGCAGCAGAAGGACAAGAAGATCACCGAGGACGACCTCAAGCGCCTCACCAAGGACGTCCAGGACAAGACGGACGCCGGCATCAAGCAGGTGGACACCATGCTCGCGGCCAAGGAGCAGGAAGTGATGAAGGTCTGA
- the cyaY gene encoding iron donor protein CyaY: MMDEARYNSLVAAAFKRILTAADAFDPDVLEAEATGDKVTLTAAAGEKCIINTQRAVWQVWVAGQGQGIHFSYDDASRTWKDDKGKGLELFAFVAGVVKHLTGEALTYPA; encoded by the coding sequence ATGATGGACGAAGCCCGCTACAACTCCCTCGTGGCCGCCGCGTTCAAGCGCATCCTGACGGCGGCGGACGCCTTCGACCCCGACGTGCTGGAAGCCGAAGCCACCGGGGACAAGGTGACGCTCACGGCCGCGGCCGGCGAGAAGTGCATCATCAACACCCAGCGTGCCGTCTGGCAGGTCTGGGTGGCCGGCCAGGGCCAGGGCATCCACTTCAGCTACGACGACGCCTCGCGCACCTGGAAGGACGACAAGGGCAAGGGGCTGGAGCTGTTCGCCTTCGTCGCGGGCGTGGTGAAGCACCTCACCGGCGAAGCGCTCACCTACCCGGCCTGA
- a CDS encoding SixA phosphatase family protein — protein MRIFLVRHGDADAEIPEGLGDEARALTAKARTNVAAHFASLSERMGPISLILTSPLVRTVQTAQILSNSVKHEGLLRVHRCLLPDMPVGAVEPVLKEYSDENLVLVGHQPSMGALAAHLLGMQSFPKPVNPGTVIAMEWPDTPTSTEDQVPGEKGENPPAQHLKFLFYAAPGQQVLDVVQ, from the coding sequence TTGAGGATTTTCCTGGTAAGGCACGGCGATGCGGACGCAGAGATCCCCGAGGGTCTCGGCGACGAGGCGCGCGCGCTGACCGCGAAGGCCCGTACGAATGTCGCCGCGCACTTCGCGTCGCTGTCCGAGCGCATGGGGCCCATCAGCCTCATCCTCACCAGCCCGCTGGTGCGCACGGTGCAGACGGCGCAGATCCTCTCCAACTCCGTGAAGCATGAAGGCCTCCTGCGCGTGCACCGCTGCCTGCTGCCGGACATGCCGGTGGGCGCGGTGGAGCCCGTGCTCAAGGAGTACTCCGACGAGAACCTCGTCCTGGTGGGCCACCAGCCCTCCATGGGCGCGCTGGCGGCGCACCTCTTGGGGATGCAGTCCTTCCCCAAGCCGGTGAACCCGGGCACGGTCATCGCCATGGAGTGGCCCGACACGCCCACCAGCACGGAGGACCAGGTGCCCGGCGAGAAGGGGGAGAACCCCCCGGCGCAGCACCTGAAGTTCCTGTTCTACGCCGCCCCCGGCCAGCAGGTCCTCGACGTCGTCCAGTGA
- a CDS encoding FAD-dependent oxidoreductase, whose amino-acid sequence MRALNDPASAPAPTLQLGLPGFSFEDLYRPSGLRRLAERFDAQLQGDAPDLFQAFDAYRKSGGTSPSGPAESDLLIQVARHVSRFVATLFGITPEAERLARQLRGELPLFDFKREFITRRVFKKGAQDRPTLAEFPSLDGRMRLLMQLGFPDALAHGDLERGLAESILTLLDLERLYSGNLPPAHQERAPALRERWAALRAALTATPEGADAFGSSLVTKGDDAAELQCVRALLSLADRWTYARALHPETKALFHTWPTLRLPKPLVFDQLVQLQRPDAQLEEKTEGLEHHLRHRDGFKLTDRRGTPRDVMNEVDYCVICHERQKDSCSKGFPAKDPVAEGHSFKKNPLGIPLTGCPLDERISEAHALKREGDSVAALAMVTLDNPMCPGTGHRICNDCMKACIFQKQEPVNIPLAETATLTDVLELPWGFEIYGFLTRWNPLNIRRPYALPYVGRNVMVVGMGPAGYTLSHYLLNEGFAVTGVDGLKIEPFPDELVGRNGHTLAPIRDWRALTRELDERVLEGFGGVSEYGITVRWDKNFLTLIHLTLARREGLRIYGGIRFGGTLTVEDAWALGFDHVAIAAGAGRPTIIGMKNNLIRGIRKASDFLMALQLTGAFKRDSMANLQVQLPAIVIGGGLTGIDTATELMAYYPVQVEKTLERHEKLVADLGEDGVVARLDAEERATYQTFLEHGRAVRAERQKARAEGRSPDFIHLVRSWGGVSLVYRRGLTESPAYRLNHEEVSKALEEGIRFIERMSPTEALQDDTGAVRAIRFERMVTVDGKLKGSGQFFELPAKTVCVAAGTSPNVTYEKEYPGTFQLDEAKEYFQGHELVEDGNGFKLQPVEAAEDPEAKVGFFTSYAQDGRFVSFYGDNHPTYAGNVVKAMASAKDGHPEVARLFAKEVAAMDLRDTAAQEAREAKRAAHFAKLDEAFLATVVAVNRLTPTIVEVVVRAPFAASHFSPGQFYRLQNFERNAPLVDGVRLTMEGLALTGAWVDKEQGLMGTIVLEMGSSSRLCAALKPGEPVVLMGPTGAPTEIGHNETVVLVGGGLGNAVLFSIARSLKAAGCRVVYFAGYRLKSDSFKQDEIEAGTDQVIWSVDSGETLDVRRPQDAAFRGNVVQAMVAYAEGKLGVKPVISLSEVDRIIAIGSDRMMRAVAEARHGVLQPFLKPGHEAIGSINSPMQCMMKEICAQCLQRHVDPLTGKETWVFSCYNQDQRLDHVDFVNLNQRLRGNTVLEKMGDTFLAQLLKKAPQLKRI is encoded by the coding sequence ATGCGCGCCTTGAACGACCCCGCTTCCGCCCCTGCCCCCACGCTCCAGCTGGGCCTGCCGGGGTTCTCCTTCGAAGACCTGTACCGCCCCAGCGGCCTGCGCCGGCTGGCGGAGCGCTTCGACGCGCAGCTCCAGGGTGACGCGCCCGACCTGTTCCAGGCCTTCGACGCCTACCGCAAGTCCGGCGGCACCAGCCCTTCGGGCCCGGCGGAGTCCGACCTGCTCATCCAGGTGGCCCGCCACGTCTCGCGCTTCGTCGCCACGCTGTTCGGCATCACGCCGGAGGCCGAGCGTCTGGCCCGCCAGCTGCGCGGCGAGCTGCCCCTCTTCGACTTCAAGCGCGAGTTCATCACGCGCCGCGTCTTCAAGAAGGGCGCGCAGGACCGCCCGACGCTCGCGGAGTTCCCGTCGCTGGACGGCCGCATGCGCCTGCTCATGCAGCTGGGCTTCCCGGACGCGCTGGCGCACGGCGACCTGGAGCGCGGCCTGGCGGAGTCCATCCTCACGCTGCTGGACCTGGAGCGGCTCTACTCCGGCAACCTGCCCCCCGCGCACCAGGAGCGCGCCCCCGCCCTGCGCGAGCGCTGGGCCGCCCTGCGCGCCGCGCTCACCGCCACGCCGGAGGGCGCGGACGCGTTCGGCTCCAGCCTGGTGACCAAGGGCGACGACGCGGCGGAGCTCCAGTGCGTGCGCGCGCTCCTGTCGCTGGCGGACCGCTGGACGTACGCCCGCGCGCTGCACCCGGAGACGAAGGCCCTCTTCCACACCTGGCCCACGCTCAGGCTGCCCAAGCCGCTGGTGTTCGATCAGCTGGTGCAGCTGCAGCGCCCGGACGCGCAGTTGGAGGAGAAGACGGAAGGGCTGGAGCACCACCTGCGCCACCGCGACGGCTTCAAGCTCACCGACCGCCGGGGCACCCCGCGCGACGTGATGAACGAGGTGGACTACTGCGTCATCTGCCACGAGCGGCAGAAGGACTCATGCAGCAAGGGCTTCCCCGCGAAGGACCCGGTGGCGGAGGGCCACTCGTTCAAGAAGAACCCCCTCGGCATCCCGCTCACCGGCTGTCCGCTGGACGAGCGCATCTCGGAGGCGCACGCGCTCAAGCGCGAGGGTGACTCCGTGGCCGCGCTGGCCATGGTGACGCTGGACAACCCCATGTGCCCGGGCACCGGCCACCGCATCTGCAACGACTGCATGAAGGCCTGCATCTTCCAGAAGCAGGAGCCGGTGAACATCCCGCTGGCGGAGACGGCCACGCTCACCGACGTGCTGGAGCTGCCGTGGGGCTTTGAAATCTACGGCTTCCTCACGCGCTGGAACCCGCTCAACATCCGCCGCCCGTACGCCCTGCCCTACGTGGGCCGCAACGTGATGGTGGTGGGCATGGGCCCCGCCGGCTACACGCTGTCGCACTACCTGCTCAACGAGGGCTTCGCCGTCACCGGCGTGGACGGCCTCAAGATTGAGCCGTTCCCGGATGAGCTGGTGGGGCGCAACGGCCACACGCTGGCGCCCATCCGCGACTGGCGCGCACTCACGCGTGAGCTGGACGAGCGCGTGCTGGAGGGCTTCGGCGGCGTGTCCGAGTACGGAATCACCGTGCGCTGGGACAAGAACTTCCTCACGCTCATCCACCTGACGCTCGCGCGCCGCGAGGGCCTGCGCATCTACGGCGGCATCCGCTTCGGCGGCACGCTGACGGTGGAGGACGCGTGGGCGCTGGGCTTCGACCACGTGGCCATCGCCGCGGGCGCGGGCCGCCCCACCATCATCGGGATGAAGAACAACCTCATCCGGGGCATCCGCAAGGCGTCCGACTTCCTGATGGCGCTGCAGCTCACGGGCGCCTTCAAGCGTGACTCGATGGCGAACCTCCAGGTGCAGCTGCCCGCCATCGTCATCGGCGGCGGCCTCACCGGCATCGACACCGCCACGGAGCTGATGGCGTACTACCCGGTGCAGGTGGAGAAGACGCTGGAGCGCCACGAGAAGCTGGTGGCGGACCTGGGCGAGGACGGCGTCGTCGCGCGCCTGGACGCCGAGGAGCGCGCCACCTACCAGACCTTCCTGGAGCACGGCCGCGCCGTGCGCGCGGAGCGCCAGAAGGCCCGGGCCGAAGGCCGCTCGCCGGACTTCATCCACCTGGTGCGTTCGTGGGGCGGCGTGAGCCTGGTGTACCGCCGGGGCCTCACGGAGTCCCCCGCCTACCGCCTCAACCACGAAGAGGTGTCCAAGGCGCTGGAGGAGGGCATCCGCTTCATTGAGCGGATGAGCCCCACGGAGGCGCTGCAGGACGACACCGGCGCCGTGCGCGCCATCCGCTTCGAGCGCATGGTGACGGTGGACGGCAAGCTCAAGGGCAGCGGCCAGTTCTTCGAGCTGCCGGCGAAGACGGTGTGCGTGGCGGCGGGCACGTCCCCCAACGTCACCTACGAGAAGGAGTACCCCGGCACCTTCCAGCTGGACGAGGCGAAGGAGTACTTCCAGGGCCACGAGCTGGTGGAGGACGGAAACGGCTTCAAGCTCCAGCCGGTGGAGGCCGCCGAGGACCCCGAGGCGAAGGTGGGCTTCTTCACGTCCTACGCGCAGGACGGCCGCTTCGTGTCCTTCTACGGCGACAACCACCCGACCTACGCGGGCAACGTGGTGAAGGCCATGGCCAGCGCGAAGGACGGCCACCCGGAGGTGGCGCGCCTGTTCGCGAAGGAGGTCGCCGCCATGGACCTCCGCGACACGGCCGCGCAGGAGGCGCGCGAGGCGAAGCGCGCCGCCCACTTCGCGAAGCTGGACGAGGCGTTCCTCGCCACCGTCGTCGCGGTGAACCGGCTCACGCCGACCATCGTGGAGGTGGTGGTGCGCGCGCCCTTCGCCGCGAGCCACTTCTCCCCCGGCCAGTTCTACCGGCTCCAGAACTTCGAGCGGAACGCGCCGCTCGTGGACGGCGTGCGCCTCACCATGGAGGGCCTGGCCCTCACGGGCGCGTGGGTGGACAAGGAGCAGGGCCTGATGGGCACCATCGTGCTGGAGATGGGCTCCTCCTCCCGCCTCTGCGCCGCGCTCAAGCCCGGCGAGCCCGTCGTGCTGATGGGCCCCACGGGGGCGCCCACGGAGATTGGCCACAACGAGACGGTGGTGCTGGTGGGCGGCGGCCTGGGCAACGCGGTGCTCTTCTCCATCGCGCGCTCGCTCAAGGCCGCGGGCTGCCGCGTGGTGTACTTCGCGGGCTACCGGCTGAAGTCGGACTCGTTCAAGCAGGACGAGATTGAAGCCGGCACCGACCAGGTCATCTGGTCCGTGGACTCCGGGGAGACACTGGACGTGCGCCGTCCGCAGGACGCGGCCTTCCGGGGCAACGTGGTGCAGGCCATGGTGGCGTACGCGGAAGGCAAGCTGGGCGTGAAGCCCGTCATCTCGTTGAGCGAGGTGGACCGCATCATCGCCATCGGCTCGGACCGGATGATGCGCGCGGTGGCGGAGGCCCGGCACGGCGTGCTCCAGCCGTTCCTCAAGCCAGGCCACGAGGCCATCGGGTCCATCAACTCCCCCATGCAGTGCATGATGAAGGAGATCTGCGCCCAGTGCCTCCAGCGGCACGTGGACCCGCTCACCGGCAAGGAGACGTGGGTCTTCTCCTGCTACAACCAGGACCAGCGGCTGGACCACGTGGACTTCGTCAACCTGAACCAGCGCCTGCGCGGCAACACGGTGCTGGAGAAGATGGGCGACACCTTCCTCGCGCAGCTGTTGAAGAAGGCGCCGCAGCTCAAGCGCATCTAG